The DNA segment ATCCTCTGTGTAATTATGGATTCTGTACCGTTGCATAAATAGTCACATACTTGCATAATCTAAATTTAATTAGTAGGCAGGTTGACACATACAGGTGGTACTAAGTGTGGGTGTAATCAGGAGACAAATTACGTAGATTATGGTTTAGTAATTTATGACCAGATTTTTCTACCATGATTACAGCTGATAATGTTTCCCTGGTGCAGAGTCAGCTGATTAGGCAGAGAAATTAGAAGGTCATGTTTTGTTCTAGTCTCTGACACAGGCTGGAGCAATTTAAGAGCTTATCCCAGAAGGACTGTTTTTCAGTTTAGATTAAGTGCAGTACAGCAAAGTCTTGACTCATAAGATGTATGAGTGATACAGACAAACATGATATGCTAGAAAAGGGTTTTAGTGAAAGGAACTTATGCCTCATAAAATCACTGAAGTTCTCTGAAGTAGCTACTAAATGTGTGAGCAGGGGATAGACAATGTCTGAATTTccaaaattagttttaaaaatcATCAGCTTTCATACTGGCAAAATTAGCAGCACAGCCTTGCTAGGTCTTGTGTTATTTGGGATGTCTGTAAATAAACGGAGAAGGGCGTAAATGCAAAGGTGATAGAGTTTGCTGATAATACTAAGTTATTTGGCATAGAAAAGATGATCTGGttcagagagctgcaggaaaagaTCACAGAAGAGAGTTAAAATGGCAATGtgattcaaaaagaaaaagtgatgcacATGTGAAGGGAAAGAATCAATCTGAACTTCACAGAGGAAAGGTATGCTCTAGATACTGCCTCTCAGGAAAGACATCTTTGGATCCTGTGAACATGAGCATAATGCTCAGAAGTGGTCAAAACTGTAAAATCTAAGGTCAAGAGGGATTCTTAAGGGAAAGAATTAAAAAGCAGAAGGCATAATTATGCTGCCTCTTGAATCCAAATTGCACTTGCCTCTTTAACTCATTGTATAGTCAGATCCTTCTATCTCAAGAGGGTATTAGGGAAATAGAGAAGGTTTCTAAAACCTGCCCAGAATATAGAAATTTTATCTTCTGTGTGAGATGTAAATTCTATAGAAGAAATTACTAAAATGTCAGTGTCATGAGAGAGTGTGAAAAGGGATTGATGGTTCACTGTCCCTTTCAATATAACTAGAAGGTATCAAATTATGTCAGCAGATGCTAGATTCAAAACAAGTGAATGAGATGGTTCTGCATGCATTGTGGAGTTAATTTGCAACTTATTGCCTCTGTACAATATACGTGCTAAAATCTGACACAGATTCAAAAAGACACCGGATAAATTCATGTAACAGATGTCTGTCAGGGGTTGGCATATCAAAGATACCAAAGAGAATTATTTCTTTTGACCAAGGAAGTCACCTGAAAGTTCAGGAAAATATGTTTGAGGTAGTTGTTATTGTACTTGCAACTTGTACTGTTGGGAAGCATAGTGTTGGCTTCTGTCAGAAACAGATTACTGTGTTGGCTGTCTACTAATATGCAGACTTTTTTTGTTCTCAAATGCTTTTGgctcttttctctgcttcctgTGAACTCTTAATTCTTGAATGTACAGTAGTAAAAAAATGTGAGTGGTACGTTCTTGCCACTTTGTGCAAGTTATCTCTCATTAATCAAACAATAACTCTGGGCACATGATACGTAATTTTCAAATCACCTGTTACTCTTCTGATGaagatttatttaaaaagtttGCCTGAGAATGCCTAACCAAACACAGTACACAATCAAATGTATGTGGAATAATACATTTTTGTTAATTATGTTGTGTACATCATTAATATTAATACATTATAATTTATATCCCCTTGAGTAAGTTAAATACTTCAACCATAGGTGGCCTTGGCCTTGGCAGTTTTGAAGCGTGCCTTATTACAGAAGAGTTAGCTTATGGGTGTACAGGGGTTCAAACTGCCATTGAAGCCAACTCCCTAGGGGTAAGTTCTGCCTTTTCTTACATCCCTTAAACTACAATCTCTGCCCTTGAAAGAGCTGGATTAATggtctaaatattttttttttcagcaaatgcCAGTTATCATTGCGGGAAACGAGCATCAGCAGAAAAAATACTTAGGAAGAATGACAGAAGAACCAATAATGTGTGTAAGTATAACTGCTATACTGCAGAATGTTTCTAAACCACATTAATTGTattactccttttttttccctccttttttgtgattttttccccctgaacaCTTATATGTACTCACAACTTAGCCCTCTTTGATTTATATGTAAACAGTGACATTTACTGAAAGTTGGCAAATACCTAATGAGATATATCCTGTAAGTAACCAGAAGATATTACTTGGAAAATTATCCTCATCCTAAGTCACTTACCAAAAATTatagggttttttccctttcaagaGGGGTTGTAGATGTTTAAGAAAAATACAAGGTTTATGTAACAAACTTAAATGGGAATGACACTCTTATTTGTGATCTCAAATATTACATAAACAGTACTGGTTACATAGAAAGCAGTAAAGATTCATGTGCAGTGTATGTAAATTTACAACTTCGCCTCCTAAATTGAAGGACTCAGTGCTCCTGTTTTCAGACTTTAAAGATCCTCAGCTTTCACATCAGAATTTTTGAATCCTGGAAGTACTAACTTAAGGATTATAGAATGTTTATAGAATGTTTCTGTTTGATTAAAAGCCAATTTTATGTATTATTATGgatttataaagaaaattaacccTTACTCGGCCAGCTGTTTGCAGGGGGGAGAGGGCCATGTGtaggtttgttttggggttttattggggagttttgtttatttggtgtTTGGATATTACCATGCAGTTCACTTAAACCTTCAACAACTAGTTTGATGCACATAATCTGCATGAATTTGTAGTTGACTAAAGACAGAACTTTTATTCTGCAAGATTTTGcatcttaatttcttttagGCTTACTGTGTaacagagcctggagcaggctCTGATGTGGCTGGTATAAAAACAAAGGCTGAGAAGAAAGGAGATGAATATGTTATTAATGGTCAGAAGATGTGGATCACAAATGGGGGGAAAGCAAACTGGTATGTTAACTGGCGTCATAGGTTTATACTGTCATGTAGTAGCTTTACCCCACCCCTCCAACCTCAGTTAAAGTCTTTAAAGATCAATCCTTTAAAAACCTATTCTTCAGACACAAATCTGAATGTTCTCTGTTTCAGCAGACTACATTTTAATCTCTGCCCAGTTTATGAGGATAGCTATCAGGATAGCATATACAAATGCAGTCTTGAGTGCTATGCAAagcctaaaaagaaaaatgagtgaTGACATTATGACTCCACACTCAATAATAGCCTTTTGAATCTTTCAGCTATCAAAATTAAATGTGATTCTACTAGAAACACCTCTGACTCCTAGTGAAGCTAGAAACACTGTTAGATTGTAGtgttactttttcttttctgaaaagaaGACATTTTCCCTCTGTCAAAGATTGCAGATATGGCTGTGTTGTCTGGAGTATGCTTTTACAATGTAAACCTCTTAAATCATGTCTTACATCACACTGATTCACAACATAGACATTTCCCTGAATTCAAGTGGAAGAAACTTCCTAGACTTACCCAAAAGCTGAATTTTCTAGTTACTTTCTTGTTGAAGGCAGACCCACCAAAGACAATCTATCAGATTTCTTTTGACCTTACTGAATACCATAGAAGTGATTTACAGCTATGTAATTTTTAAGAGAAATACTTAGTTATAACttacacttaaaaaaataaaatcaagatcTTTGAAATCAGGTTATAACTTTTACATCCAAGAAAGTATGTCCTAAGCATTAATTTTTATGTACATGCTATGAATAGGTTTCTTTTGTACTATTTGGGAAGCCGTTAATATCATAAAGACTTACAATACATGGAAAAGGTAGGGAATATTTGCATGTTGATCTGAGTAACTTTATGAAATCTTTAATCTTTTAAACTTCTactctctttctccctcttattttattttcaggatGGGCAGGAAAGAAAGGTTGTGAACTCATAGACAGAACTTATTATGTGGTAGAAAtgcacataaaaatatttaaagtgcTAGATAAATATATCTTGTTAATTGTGAAGATTAACTGCATCCATCTACTTTGTTTTATGCTAGGTATTTTTTGCTAGCACGTACAAATCCAGATCCAAAAGCTCCTGCAAGCAAAGCCTTTACTGGATTCATTGTGGAAGCAGATAGCCCAGGGATCCAAATTGGAAGAAAGGTGAAGACTGTATTTCTTGTTTGACAAGCCAGGAATTGTTGTACAGCTCTAAACCaataataaaacaaatgtaCCACTAAAGAAAAAAGACTGTTACACAATTGAACAGTTTCATATGCTTATGTACAACCatcttttcattttcacaaCATAGAGGAACTATTCatgaaacataattttaaagCTATTACTTCAGAAAAGGAATTATTCAGAATGGTCTAAAGTAAGATGACTACTTTGACCATCTGGAAAGAGTCTTTGAGAATGACTATATTGGTAGGTGCCAATAAATGAGAAGTAGTATGCCTTGAAAAAATAAGAAGCAAGCTGGATAATTTTGACCACAAATACACACAATAGTGAGTTTTAATTTTAGCTAGTGCTGGTCAAAGAAGAGGCCTTGGTGATACTGAGGCTACTTCTCTCTTTACAGAAAGCACTATTTTTAATAGTAGGTAAAACTAAATGTGGAACATTAGGCAAGAAATCTGAAAACTTGAAAATCTCATTTATTTATTCACTTGTATATATAGTATACCTGTACTTCCTGCATATtagatgcttttctttttccacttgCATCTCAAAGATAGTTGAACTAGAAGAACACAAGAAGACTGATTACAGTGATAGAACTAATTTCATATGAGGAGAAAGTAAGCTGCCCAGCTTAGACAAGTTAAGGGCATGCTGGTCTGAAAATACAAAACTAGTATTTGTCTTGCATGTGGTAATTTTTAGATTAAgtgttttggggaaaaaaaacctatgCTTTGAGTCaacaaaagaatgaaaacatgATGTACCTTTGAATAATCCAAATTAGTAGCACATCTGTAAATTTCCCACTTCAGGAAATGAATATGGGTCAACGCTGCTCAGATACAAGAGGCATTGTCTTTGAAGATGTGAGAGTCCCAACAGAAAATGTATTGATAGCTGAAGGAGCTGGCTTTAAAATCGCAATGGGAGCTTTTGATAAGACCAGACCACCCGTAAGTATCAGAAAAAATGAGGTTATAAAATATAGCAggaatttctgatttttttattctggCCTGTATTCAATTTAGGTAGCAGCTGGTGCTGTTGGATTAGCCAAAAGAGCCCTTGATGAAGCTACTAGGTACGCTTTGGAGAGAAAAACCTTTGGGAAACCAATTGTTGAAGTAAGTGTGGGGGCAGACAATGTAATAAAAGCTTATGTTTTCACACCAGACGTACTGGTACTGATTTTTCAAGGTTATTCCTTGATATTTATATTTCCTTAGTTTTTATATTATACCTCTGACATTTTGTGGTTTCCAAGTATATAGGTGCACTATAAGTAAACTTAGCTGTGTGGTATCTTCAAGAATTTTTGGTAATTTATCAATGATagtaggaaaagcagaaaaaaaacctctgtcCCAAAGCTCAGAACTTACATAACACCTGGACATACTTAAGTTCTTCAGCGCTAATAAAGAGGGATtttcaggaaagaagaaaacatctGAGGTATGTGAAACAAGATATATAGTATTAACACCAATAGAATACATTGCCCATCATGCTGCTTATCAGTTTtgaaaaaatatgaataaaCAACAAGCTAAATACCAACAAATAGGAAAGAACAACTATTGTTTCATCAGTATTTAATCCCTATGACTAAATGAAATCGAAAACTTAAAGAGTATAATTCAACATACATATATGAGAGCGCAATGCATGTTGTGTAACTTCTCTCTCACGACTTAATGagttttttgaaaaaaatcactgcattAAGAAGCTTTTATCTTTCCTGCATGTCATAGAATTTTAAGCAGGCAATATTAACCTAGTTTATTTCATCACAGCACCAAGCAGTGTCTTTCTTGCTTGCTGAAATGGCAATGAAAGTTGAACTCGCTAGGATGGCTTACCAGAGAGCTGCCTGGGAAGTTGATGCTGGTCGCAGGAATACCTACTATGCTTCCATTGCGAAGGCATTTGCTGGTGACATTGCAAACCAAGTAGCTGCAGACGCAGTACAGATATTTGGAGGAAATGGATTTAATACTGAATATCCTGTAGAAAAACTAATGAGAGATGCTAAAATCTACCAGGTAAGTAAAAGAGAAAGTGATAATGCATAGATTTTATACAGAATGAAGTAATGGTTACTTACTTCAAATCATGATGCACACATATTAAAAAACTAATTTTAGAATGAAAGCAGTAATCCTTCCATTTAAAGAAACAGGGATTCAAATCAGGAAATTAGTTCAAATCAGGAAATTACTTCATACTAAAGTCATTGCACTTGACAAAAACTGAAAccacataataaaaaaaattagattgtgtgggttttggttttttttccctctaatgtGATAACTCATTGCAATTCTTGGATTGTCAATTTTGAAGTCTTTGaattcttaggaaaaaaaatctttatcaAAATACCAATGCTTGCTTTGGTATTCTGTAAGTAGAGGTGGTTTACATATCATACCGTTCTTAAAAATCTCAAGAGATGCAAAACTTTTGACCATTGGTCTGTATCCTGGATTGATGTCTGCTTATAGTTCAGCTGTCTTCTTAGCCTGAACACTAAAGCAGTTTCTTACCCCAATGACTTATGAGGGaagaaatgttttttgtttggttggagtttttgttttacttctccATTAAACTTTCTGTTTGAAACTTTAGTATTATAAGCTGCATAGAATGCGTATCAACAGTATTGAGTATCACAGTATTGTAGTTTAAACCCAGCTGGCGACTAAGTTGCCACACAAGGAAGCTGCTCactcccttctcctccctgctcctgagggATGGTGGagagaattggaaaaaaaaaggtaaaccTCGTGTATTGAGAAAATTGAAATAAGTTTAATAATAAtaagtttaataattgaaaGAAAGTAAATTATAATAAAAGAGAGAGGCAGATAGCAATAGAACCCAGGAAGAACAAGTGACGCACAATAAAGTTGTTCACCACCTGGTCTGAAACATGAATGTGTTACCAACGCTATTCtcacaaaacacagcactggacCAGCTACTAAGAAAACTATTAACCCTGTCCTAGCTGGCACCATGGCATGTAAAATGATTACTTTGCATGTGTTGTATCAACAGAAGTTTGACACAACCTAGAATGATTATCCACTTTTTTAACAAGACCCTTTTGTACTCATGTATCCCCAGGTTTTTTATTGCAGTGTTACTGTCAAGAAATTATTCCATGTTGTGTTGTAATTAGTATATTGGCATATACTATACTGCAGTTCTTTGTTCAAcaagaatattttcatttcattcaGCAAAACCAGTAATCCTTATTGATATCTAACACTAACAGTGACTAGACAAAACATAACAAAGTAGATGATATCAATAAACGTACATAGACCATGACCTCTAATGATTGTTAGCTATAATAGCTGTCAATCCAAGATTCTAGGCAGTTAATATTTGTCTCACAGCTGACTTCAAAATGCAAACTATTATTGCCACTAGccaagaatttatttttctcagtttaAGGAAAGACAACTTCTATGCTGGAATCTAAAGGTCCCTATAACTAACTTCACTTCTGTGAGTGAGGAAATGAATGACTAATTGAAATTTAtgattgggatttttttcctgtcagacTGCATGCTTTTTAGAGAATGATGGTGCAAGGGTTAAAACTGAGATTGATTTGAAAAAATTCCATCTTTACGCAGTTTTTTCATTACAGTGATCCAAATGCATGGCTAAGTAGGCTTGTTTTTGTCATTAATCGGATTTAGTATTAAATTTTTGATGAATGTCTGTTCCATTTCATCCCCAAAAGAATTCAGGAGAGGGTTTTGTCTTGCAATTATTTTGTCCATATCTCTTGATTATATCTTACACTTCACTGTGCTTTACTGTATTACTGTTCAATTCCATATGGTATATACTTTTGGCCATATGTTGCATGCAGAAAAACTTGATTTTTCAAATTATCTTTCATATGTTTGATCTTTTTTGGTATTCCACAATCCTTTTATTGTGTTTACTGATAACATTTTTACATGTCCTTACTGTGCCCTAGTTTTTGTCTGGCTAGAAATCTTGGCTACTTTGGTAGAAACTCTTAGGTTTTGAAACTCTTAAATTTGGAAAACTTCCTTTCTTTAATTGTCAGAGAGTCTTGAAACTATTTCCATCAGCTTATAAACCAAAACCTTTCCTGCAATTACCTAATGAGATTGTGAGTTGTGATGTCTTTACACTTGATTTCCATGGCTGTGTTCATCAGCAAGTGCAAATTTAGTGCAATAGGAGCAGTTTGGTAGATTTCAGGAACGGCTGCTGAGACCCTGAGAGCTACACTCTAAGCAGTTTGAGCAGGCTGAGTTCATAGCAAGCCTGTTTGGTCCCTTGGAATATATGTCCCTGATAGGCATCCAACTGTCAGGGTCCAGGTGTAGGCTTGTACCATTATGGCTTTTCTAGGGATCGATGAATGTTTAGTATAGAGAGAAAGCAAAGCTTCTGTTTCAGTTGGTTTCAGAAGGCACCTAGTACTCACAAAACACAGTCTGCTCTGTGGACTGGATCAACATGGGataagcagcagcagagaattcaCTTTGGGAATCAACAGCCTGTTCTGAACCAGAACATTAATATGAACACAGTTTATAGagttcttaattttaaaatgctcttTAAGGTTCCTAGGAAGATTATTCCTGTAAGTGAATTTGCATGATTTTCAGCGTTTTGCCAAGCCACGTTCTGGCAGAACTGGGAGCTGAAACATAAAAACCTCTAGACTATGTTGCCTCAGCCCCTGCATTACATTGCAGTATGCCTGTGGAGCATACATCCTGCTTTGGCATTAGAACTTCATAGgtgcttttttgtttatttttgacTTTGCTGCTAGCAAACAAACAGAACAGAGGCATGATGCAGGCtgtttttagaagaaaatacaagaataaagaaaaccacaaacaaaactgTGTGGGAGACAGTACTAGTTAACAAGAAGCAATGGAAAGAAATGGATCAAAGACAACATATGGTAGGACCTTGAAAGGCTACTTAAAGAAAACACTTAAGGACAAGTCATCTCTTCTCTTCTACCCATGATTTCAGATCCTGCTTTGAAAAATctaaataatgtattttcttcTATAGGGAATAAGAGGAATGTTGTCACCTATTTTCATGAGAGCCCTACTGACTTTAGataggagcagctgagagaacaAGACTTTCTCAATATCTTGTATGAGTTACATTTAATTTAGCCCACTGTAATTACTCTGGCACACTGGAAtgttctctatttttttctgtcttcctgCATTTCCTAATCCACACTGGATTAGTGCCAGGGAGGTGTACAAATGTATACCTGTtaaaacctttttaaaaatcacccaGTAACATTATTGCAATTCTTCTTTTCAGATTTATGAGGGAACTGCTCAGATTCAAAGGATGATCATAGCTCGTGAACATGTTGGCAAATTTAAGGCTTAAAGAAATGTATAAAGTGTGTCTGGTGCTGCTTTAGTGCTCTGTGTTCTTATAGAAGAAGATTTTAGTGTGTTTCTGAATAGAATTAAAAAGGgatgaaaaaaattccttcaaaatatttttattctgttcatTATTAAGCACTGATTCTGTTCTCATTATAAAATAAGATAATCAAGAGTGTAATTTTTGACAGTCAATGCTGcatttgaataaaatatttttatgacagGTGTGGTTTGTTTGTATTAATTTTGTCATATCACTTTCACTGGACAACTAAGCCAAAATACTATTTCTGAAGTACGTTAAGAGCTGTATTTCAGTTTCTCTATGCTCTTGCCCCAAGCAGCTGAACAGCCAttccagctgagcagcaggaaggccTGCATTGCTGTTGTCTGTGTGCGTCTGTGCTGGGGATTTATATACTAGTCAGCAGTAGAGTCTGGCCTTTACACTCTGAAGCATGTACATTTTAAATGAGGATGAGTCACTTCAAGTGAGAATGTGTAGCTTTCCCTTAACAATGACTTACAAtatgttttttatttaaaatccaGTATATTTAAACACAGAATCAGAGAGTATGCTAAGTTGGGAGGCACCTGCAAG comes from the Passer domesticus isolate bPasDom1 chromosome 7, bPasDom1.hap1, whole genome shotgun sequence genome and includes:
- the ACADM gene encoding medium-chain specific acyl-CoA dehydrogenase, mitochondrial codes for the protein MVYATGASLGHSANRQRSGHAHCPGWAHGPASHSGRTAARHRPPRGSGARRGGAVEPRASPAPRLNGRPAWHRPGRPSTAPLKRLCLPGFPAEMAALRATRQMLQTITGNGWRSYSGKPAQNLHVGKPGAGFSFELTDEQKEFQATARKFAVEEIIPVAAQYDKTGEYPVPLIKRAWELGLMNSHIPESCGGLGLGSFEACLITEELAYGCTGVQTAIEANSLGQMPVIIAGNEHQQKKYLGRMTEEPIMCAYCVTEPGAGSDVAGIKTKAEKKGDEYVINGQKMWITNGGKANWYFLLARTNPDPKAPASKAFTGFIVEADSPGIQIGRKEMNMGQRCSDTRGIVFEDVRVPTENVLIAEGAGFKIAMGAFDKTRPPVAAGAVGLAKRALDEATRYALERKTFGKPIVEHQAVSFLLAEMAMKVELARMAYQRAAWEVDAGRRNTYYASIAKAFAGDIANQVAADAVQIFGGNGFNTEYPVEKLMRDAKIYQIYEGTAQIQRMIIAREHVGKFKA